In Dromaius novaehollandiae isolate bDroNov1 chromosome 3, bDroNov1.hap1, whole genome shotgun sequence, the following are encoded in one genomic region:
- the EPAS1 gene encoding endothelial PAS domain-containing protein 1 isoform X2, translated as MTADKEKKRSSSERRKEKSRDAARCRRSKETEVFYELAHELPLPHNISSHLDKASIMRLAISFLRTHKLLSSVCADNENELEADQQMDNLYLKALEGFIAVVTQDGDMIFLSENVNKYMGLTQVELTGHSIFDFTHPCDHEEIRENLSLKNGPGFGKKSKEMSSERDFFMRMKCTVTNRGRTVNLKSATWKVLHCTGQVKVYNTCPPHTLCGYKEPLLTCLIIMCEPIQHPSNIDIPLDSKTFLSRHSMDMKFTYCDDRITELIGYHPEELLGRSAYEFYHALDSENMTKSHQNLCTKGQVVTGQYRMLAKHGGYVWLETQGTVIYNTRNLQPQCIVCVNYVLSEIEKNDVVFSMDQTESLFKPHLMTMNTTYENGIPIAEKSDFLFTKLKEEPEELAQLAPTPGDAIISLDFGTQKFEDAPAFTSAVLTPNKSWSVEVKSHAAQGETLTIPSFTMPQTAPGSSTPSASSNSSCSTPSSPGDYYSSVDEDLKIEVIEKLFAMDTESKSQCNSQTDFNELDLETLAPYIPMDGEDFQLSPICQEERPLSESAQNTQQSLSSMSTIFQPLASASQNQFLPEKYCPQLSNKNINPGHGSLSSVFFNNASRSSLPPYHDQASTPLSSMGGRPNTQWPPDPPLEYVPTKWRLMDKYSGSLSSSPSGPPVHSPNVPIYKKRPLEAFGQRRIDINPARIALSNSLKLKRQLDYEEQALQQLSGGDPSVINPSHLMWKRMKFLKGENCSLVTEKKSLSTSVLTDEFICNSRSLSQPMNHLQQQQQQQQPPRGSPGESLKAGTFPPQFYSSHYQDFAVQPTHKVSGMTSRLLGPSFEPYLLPELTRYDCEVNVPVLGGSTLLQGSELLRALDQAT; from the exons TATGCGCTGACAATGAGAATGAACTAGAGGCAGACCAGCAGATGGACAACTTGTACCTGAAAGCTTTGGAGGGATTTATTGCCGTGGTGACACAGGATGGAGACATGATCTTCTTGTCAGAGAATGTCAACAAATACATGGGTCTAACCCAG GTGGAATTAACTGGACACAGCATTTTTGACTTCACTCACCCATGCGACCATGAAGAAATTCGAGAGAATCTGAGTCTGAAAAATG GTCCAggctttggaaagaaaagcaaagagatgtCATCTGAGCGTGACTTCTTCATGAGGATGAAATGTACTGTTACCAACAGAGGCAGAACTGTTAACCTCAAATCTGCCACATGGAAG GTTTTGCACTGCACTGGACAAGTTAAAGTATATAACACTTGCCCTCCTCACACTCTGTGTGGGTACAAAGAGCCTCTTCTCACCTGCCTTATAATAATGTGTGAGCCTATTCAGCATCCTTCAAACATTGATATCCCCCTGGACAGCAAGACCTTCCTGAGTCGCCATAGCATGGACATGAAATTTACTTACTGTGATGACAG AATAACAGAATTGATTGGTTACCATCCAGAGGAGCTACTGGGCCGCTCAGCATATGAGTTCTACCATGCCTTGGACTCAGAGAATATGACCAAAAGTCATCAGAACT TGTGCACAAAAGGTCAAGTGGTGACTGGCCAGTACCGCATGCTTGCCAAGCACGGGGGATACGTATGGCTGGAGACTCAAGGGACTGTGATTTACAATACACGCAACTTGCAGCCTCAGTGTATCGTCTGTGTCAACTATGTGCTGAG TGAAATTGAGAAGAATGATGTTGTGTTCTCTATGGACCAAACGGAGTCTCTCTTTAAACCACACCTGATGACAATGAACACCACCTATGAGAATGGGATCCCCATAGCTGAGAAGAGTGACTTCTTGTTTACTAAATTAAAGGAAGAACCAGAAGAACTTGCTCAGCTGGCACCAACACCCGGCGATGCCATTATTTCCCTGGATTTTG GGACACAGAAGTTTGAAGACGCCCCTGCCTTCACCAGTGCTGTTTTGACACCAAACAAGTCGTGGTCAGTGGAAGTGAAGAGCCATGCTGCGCAAGGTGAAACACTGACGATACCATCCTTTACAATGCCTCAAACTGCACCTGGCAGCAGCACTCCCAGCGCAAGCAGCAACAGTAGCTGTTCCACG cCAAGCAGCCCAGGGGATTACTACAGTTCTGTGGATGAAGATCTCAAGATTGAGGTTATTGAAAAACTCTTTGCCATGGACACAGAATCAAAGAGTCAGTGCAACTCCCAG ACTGATTTCAATGAACTGGACCTTGAAACCTTGGCTCCTTACATTCCTATGGATGGAGAAGATTTCCAGCTCAGCCCCATCTGCCAAGAAGAACGTCCTCTCTCTGAAAGTGCACAAAACACCCAGCAGAGTCTAAGTAGCATGAGTACCATCTTCCAACCCCTTGCTTCTGCTTCACAGAATCAGTTCCTCCCAGAGAAGTATTGCCCACAGCtatcaaataaaaacattaacCCTGGTCATGGGTCTCTGTCATCTGTGTTCTTCAACAATGCGAGTAGGTCATCACTGCCACCGTACCATGACCAAGCCAGCACTCCCCTCTCTTCAATGGGAGGAAGACCAAACACCCAGTGGCCACCTGATCCCCCATTAGAATATGTTCCTACTAAATGGAGACTCATGGATAAATACTCAGGATCCTTATCAAGTTCCCCCTCAGGGCCACCAGTACATTCTCCCAACGTGCCCATATATAAAAAAAG GCCACTGGAGGCTTTTGGGCAACGACGCATAGATATAAATCCAGCGAGAATTGCTCTGTCTAACAGTTTGAAACTGAAGCGACAACTGGATTATGAAGAACAAGCATTGCAACAGCTGAGTGGG GGCGACCCATCTGTCATTAACCCATCTCATTTAATGTGGAAGAGAATGAAATTTCTCAAAGGGGAAAATTGTTCCTTGGTTACAGAAAAGAAGTCTCTCAGCACAAGTGTTCTTACTG ATGAGTTTATTTGTAACTCAAGAAGTCTGAGCCAACCAATGAaccacctgcagcagcagcagcagcagcagcaaccccccCGTGGCAGTCCTGGGGAGAGTCTGAAAGCAGGAACTTTCCCCCCTCAGTTTTACAGTTCCCATTATCAGGACTTTGCTGTCCAGCCAACTCATAAAGTGTCAG GTATGACAAGTCGTCTGCTGGGCCCCTCCTTTGAACCATATTTGTTGCCTGAATTGACGAGATATGACTGTGAGGTTAATGTCCCCGTTTTGGGCGGTTCTACGCTCCTGCAGGGAAGTGaactgctcagagctctggaccAGGCAACCTGA
- the EPAS1 gene encoding endothelial PAS domain-containing protein 1 isoform X1 yields MTADKEKKRSSSERRKEKSRDAARCRRSKETEVFYELAHELPLPHNISSHLDKASIMRLAISFLRTHKLLSSVCADNENELEADQQMDNLYLKALEGFIAVVTQDGDMIFLSENVNKYMGLTQVELTGHSIFDFTHPCDHEEIRENLSLKNGPGFGKKSKEMSSERDFFMRMKCTVTNRGRTVNLKSATWKVLHCTGQVKVYNTCPPHTLCGYKEPLLTCLIIMCEPIQHPSNIDIPLDSKTFLSRHSMDMKFTYCDDRITELIGYHPEELLGRSAYEFYHALDSENMTKSHQNLCTKGQVVTGQYRMLAKHGGYVWLETQGTVIYNTRNLQPQCIVCVNYVLSEIEKNDVVFSMDQTESLFKPHLMTMNTTYENGIPIAEKSDFLFTKLKEEPEELAQLAPTPGDAIISLDFGTQKFEDAPAFTSAVLTPNKSWSVEVKSHAAQGETLTIPSFTMPQTAPGSSTPSASSNSSCSTPSSPGDYYSSVDEDLKIEVIEKLFAMDTESKSQCNSQTDFNELDLETLAPYIPMDGEDFQLSPICQEERPLSESAQNTQQSLSSMSTIFQPLASASQNQFLPEKYCPQLSNKNINPGHGSLSSVFFNNASRSSLPPYHDQASTPLSSMGGRPNTQWPPDPPLEYVPTKWRLMDKYSGSLSSSPSGPPVHSPNVPIYKKSRPLEAFGQRRIDINPARIALSNSLKLKRQLDYEEQALQQLSGGDPSVINPSHLMWKRMKFLKGENCSLVTEKKSLSTSVLTDEFICNSRSLSQPMNHLQQQQQQQQPPRGSPGESLKAGTFPPQFYSSHYQDFAVQPTHKVSGMTSRLLGPSFEPYLLPELTRYDCEVNVPVLGGSTLLQGSELLRALDQAT; encoded by the exons TATGCGCTGACAATGAGAATGAACTAGAGGCAGACCAGCAGATGGACAACTTGTACCTGAAAGCTTTGGAGGGATTTATTGCCGTGGTGACACAGGATGGAGACATGATCTTCTTGTCAGAGAATGTCAACAAATACATGGGTCTAACCCAG GTGGAATTAACTGGACACAGCATTTTTGACTTCACTCACCCATGCGACCATGAAGAAATTCGAGAGAATCTGAGTCTGAAAAATG GTCCAggctttggaaagaaaagcaaagagatgtCATCTGAGCGTGACTTCTTCATGAGGATGAAATGTACTGTTACCAACAGAGGCAGAACTGTTAACCTCAAATCTGCCACATGGAAG GTTTTGCACTGCACTGGACAAGTTAAAGTATATAACACTTGCCCTCCTCACACTCTGTGTGGGTACAAAGAGCCTCTTCTCACCTGCCTTATAATAATGTGTGAGCCTATTCAGCATCCTTCAAACATTGATATCCCCCTGGACAGCAAGACCTTCCTGAGTCGCCATAGCATGGACATGAAATTTACTTACTGTGATGACAG AATAACAGAATTGATTGGTTACCATCCAGAGGAGCTACTGGGCCGCTCAGCATATGAGTTCTACCATGCCTTGGACTCAGAGAATATGACCAAAAGTCATCAGAACT TGTGCACAAAAGGTCAAGTGGTGACTGGCCAGTACCGCATGCTTGCCAAGCACGGGGGATACGTATGGCTGGAGACTCAAGGGACTGTGATTTACAATACACGCAACTTGCAGCCTCAGTGTATCGTCTGTGTCAACTATGTGCTGAG TGAAATTGAGAAGAATGATGTTGTGTTCTCTATGGACCAAACGGAGTCTCTCTTTAAACCACACCTGATGACAATGAACACCACCTATGAGAATGGGATCCCCATAGCTGAGAAGAGTGACTTCTTGTTTACTAAATTAAAGGAAGAACCAGAAGAACTTGCTCAGCTGGCACCAACACCCGGCGATGCCATTATTTCCCTGGATTTTG GGACACAGAAGTTTGAAGACGCCCCTGCCTTCACCAGTGCTGTTTTGACACCAAACAAGTCGTGGTCAGTGGAAGTGAAGAGCCATGCTGCGCAAGGTGAAACACTGACGATACCATCCTTTACAATGCCTCAAACTGCACCTGGCAGCAGCACTCCCAGCGCAAGCAGCAACAGTAGCTGTTCCACG cCAAGCAGCCCAGGGGATTACTACAGTTCTGTGGATGAAGATCTCAAGATTGAGGTTATTGAAAAACTCTTTGCCATGGACACAGAATCAAAGAGTCAGTGCAACTCCCAG ACTGATTTCAATGAACTGGACCTTGAAACCTTGGCTCCTTACATTCCTATGGATGGAGAAGATTTCCAGCTCAGCCCCATCTGCCAAGAAGAACGTCCTCTCTCTGAAAGTGCACAAAACACCCAGCAGAGTCTAAGTAGCATGAGTACCATCTTCCAACCCCTTGCTTCTGCTTCACAGAATCAGTTCCTCCCAGAGAAGTATTGCCCACAGCtatcaaataaaaacattaacCCTGGTCATGGGTCTCTGTCATCTGTGTTCTTCAACAATGCGAGTAGGTCATCACTGCCACCGTACCATGACCAAGCCAGCACTCCCCTCTCTTCAATGGGAGGAAGACCAAACACCCAGTGGCCACCTGATCCCCCATTAGAATATGTTCCTACTAAATGGAGACTCATGGATAAATACTCAGGATCCTTATCAAGTTCCCCCTCAGGGCCACCAGTACATTCTCCCAACGTGCCCATATATAAAAAAAG CAGGCCACTGGAGGCTTTTGGGCAACGACGCATAGATATAAATCCAGCGAGAATTGCTCTGTCTAACAGTTTGAAACTGAAGCGACAACTGGATTATGAAGAACAAGCATTGCAACAGCTGAGTGGG GGCGACCCATCTGTCATTAACCCATCTCATTTAATGTGGAAGAGAATGAAATTTCTCAAAGGGGAAAATTGTTCCTTGGTTACAGAAAAGAAGTCTCTCAGCACAAGTGTTCTTACTG ATGAGTTTATTTGTAACTCAAGAAGTCTGAGCCAACCAATGAaccacctgcagcagcagcagcagcagcagcaaccccccCGTGGCAGTCCTGGGGAGAGTCTGAAAGCAGGAACTTTCCCCCCTCAGTTTTACAGTTCCCATTATCAGGACTTTGCTGTCCAGCCAACTCATAAAGTGTCAG GTATGACAAGTCGTCTGCTGGGCCCCTCCTTTGAACCATATTTGTTGCCTGAATTGACGAGATATGACTGTGAGGTTAATGTCCCCGTTTTGGGCGGTTCTACGCTCCTGCAGGGAAGTGaactgctcagagctctggaccAGGCAACCTGA
- the EPAS1 gene encoding endothelial PAS domain-containing protein 1 isoform X3 — MWSSSERRKEKSRDAARCRRSKETEVFYELAHELPLPHNISSHLDKASIMRLAISFLRTHKLLSSVCADNENELEADQQMDNLYLKALEGFIAVVTQDGDMIFLSENVNKYMGLTQVELTGHSIFDFTHPCDHEEIRENLSLKNGPGFGKKSKEMSSERDFFMRMKCTVTNRGRTVNLKSATWKVLHCTGQVKVYNTCPPHTLCGYKEPLLTCLIIMCEPIQHPSNIDIPLDSKTFLSRHSMDMKFTYCDDRITELIGYHPEELLGRSAYEFYHALDSENMTKSHQNLCTKGQVVTGQYRMLAKHGGYVWLETQGTVIYNTRNLQPQCIVCVNYVLSEIEKNDVVFSMDQTESLFKPHLMTMNTTYENGIPIAEKSDFLFTKLKEEPEELAQLAPTPGDAIISLDFGTQKFEDAPAFTSAVLTPNKSWSVEVKSHAAQGETLTIPSFTMPQTAPGSSTPSASSNSSCSTPSSPGDYYSSVDEDLKIEVIEKLFAMDTESKSQCNSQTDFNELDLETLAPYIPMDGEDFQLSPICQEERPLSESAQNTQQSLSSMSTIFQPLASASQNQFLPEKYCPQLSNKNINPGHGSLSSVFFNNASRSSLPPYHDQASTPLSSMGGRPNTQWPPDPPLEYVPTKWRLMDKYSGSLSSSPSGPPVHSPNVPIYKKSRPLEAFGQRRIDINPARIALSNSLKLKRQLDYEEQALQQLSGGDPSVINPSHLMWKRMKFLKGENCSLVTEKKSLSTSVLTDEFICNSRSLSQPMNHLQQQQQQQQPPRGSPGESLKAGTFPPQFYSSHYQDFAVQPTHKVSGMTSRLLGPSFEPYLLPELTRYDCEVNVPVLGGSTLLQGSELLRALDQAT; from the exons TATGCGCTGACAATGAGAATGAACTAGAGGCAGACCAGCAGATGGACAACTTGTACCTGAAAGCTTTGGAGGGATTTATTGCCGTGGTGACACAGGATGGAGACATGATCTTCTTGTCAGAGAATGTCAACAAATACATGGGTCTAACCCAG GTGGAATTAACTGGACACAGCATTTTTGACTTCACTCACCCATGCGACCATGAAGAAATTCGAGAGAATCTGAGTCTGAAAAATG GTCCAggctttggaaagaaaagcaaagagatgtCATCTGAGCGTGACTTCTTCATGAGGATGAAATGTACTGTTACCAACAGAGGCAGAACTGTTAACCTCAAATCTGCCACATGGAAG GTTTTGCACTGCACTGGACAAGTTAAAGTATATAACACTTGCCCTCCTCACACTCTGTGTGGGTACAAAGAGCCTCTTCTCACCTGCCTTATAATAATGTGTGAGCCTATTCAGCATCCTTCAAACATTGATATCCCCCTGGACAGCAAGACCTTCCTGAGTCGCCATAGCATGGACATGAAATTTACTTACTGTGATGACAG AATAACAGAATTGATTGGTTACCATCCAGAGGAGCTACTGGGCCGCTCAGCATATGAGTTCTACCATGCCTTGGACTCAGAGAATATGACCAAAAGTCATCAGAACT TGTGCACAAAAGGTCAAGTGGTGACTGGCCAGTACCGCATGCTTGCCAAGCACGGGGGATACGTATGGCTGGAGACTCAAGGGACTGTGATTTACAATACACGCAACTTGCAGCCTCAGTGTATCGTCTGTGTCAACTATGTGCTGAG TGAAATTGAGAAGAATGATGTTGTGTTCTCTATGGACCAAACGGAGTCTCTCTTTAAACCACACCTGATGACAATGAACACCACCTATGAGAATGGGATCCCCATAGCTGAGAAGAGTGACTTCTTGTTTACTAAATTAAAGGAAGAACCAGAAGAACTTGCTCAGCTGGCACCAACACCCGGCGATGCCATTATTTCCCTGGATTTTG GGACACAGAAGTTTGAAGACGCCCCTGCCTTCACCAGTGCTGTTTTGACACCAAACAAGTCGTGGTCAGTGGAAGTGAAGAGCCATGCTGCGCAAGGTGAAACACTGACGATACCATCCTTTACAATGCCTCAAACTGCACCTGGCAGCAGCACTCCCAGCGCAAGCAGCAACAGTAGCTGTTCCACG cCAAGCAGCCCAGGGGATTACTACAGTTCTGTGGATGAAGATCTCAAGATTGAGGTTATTGAAAAACTCTTTGCCATGGACACAGAATCAAAGAGTCAGTGCAACTCCCAG ACTGATTTCAATGAACTGGACCTTGAAACCTTGGCTCCTTACATTCCTATGGATGGAGAAGATTTCCAGCTCAGCCCCATCTGCCAAGAAGAACGTCCTCTCTCTGAAAGTGCACAAAACACCCAGCAGAGTCTAAGTAGCATGAGTACCATCTTCCAACCCCTTGCTTCTGCTTCACAGAATCAGTTCCTCCCAGAGAAGTATTGCCCACAGCtatcaaataaaaacattaacCCTGGTCATGGGTCTCTGTCATCTGTGTTCTTCAACAATGCGAGTAGGTCATCACTGCCACCGTACCATGACCAAGCCAGCACTCCCCTCTCTTCAATGGGAGGAAGACCAAACACCCAGTGGCCACCTGATCCCCCATTAGAATATGTTCCTACTAAATGGAGACTCATGGATAAATACTCAGGATCCTTATCAAGTTCCCCCTCAGGGCCACCAGTACATTCTCCCAACGTGCCCATATATAAAAAAAG CAGGCCACTGGAGGCTTTTGGGCAACGACGCATAGATATAAATCCAGCGAGAATTGCTCTGTCTAACAGTTTGAAACTGAAGCGACAACTGGATTATGAAGAACAAGCATTGCAACAGCTGAGTGGG GGCGACCCATCTGTCATTAACCCATCTCATTTAATGTGGAAGAGAATGAAATTTCTCAAAGGGGAAAATTGTTCCTTGGTTACAGAAAAGAAGTCTCTCAGCACAAGTGTTCTTACTG ATGAGTTTATTTGTAACTCAAGAAGTCTGAGCCAACCAATGAaccacctgcagcagcagcagcagcagcagcaaccccccCGTGGCAGTCCTGGGGAGAGTCTGAAAGCAGGAACTTTCCCCCCTCAGTTTTACAGTTCCCATTATCAGGACTTTGCTGTCCAGCCAACTCATAAAGTGTCAG GTATGACAAGTCGTCTGCTGGGCCCCTCCTTTGAACCATATTTGTTGCCTGAATTGACGAGATATGACTGTGAGGTTAATGTCCCCGTTTTGGGCGGTTCTACGCTCCTGCAGGGAAGTGaactgctcagagctctggaccAGGCAACCTGA